A single Plasmodium sp. gorilla clade G2 genome assembly, chromosome: 7 DNA region contains:
- a CDS encoding dynactin subunit 5, putative: protein MSGVREVGMGLENIISDNYLECYNNKTFQKVERFNRSDYILTASGNKVSKDSILYGMRNIHMLGKSIIKNRAILRGDLNSLYIGKYVIIGCDTLICPCFINKMNISKEISNNNNINNNNNINNNKMEGEKSESSSYITITIGNYVYIGNKCIIKAKYIGNNVYIGNNSIIGERVIIKDNVIIKQNTVIPNDTIISPFSKYSGSPSKFIKNLPDSSEIYLKDISYFYYTNFLPNLENK, encoded by the coding sequence ATGTCTGGAGTAAGAGAGGTTGGAATGGGGTTAGAAAATATCATAAGTGATAATTATTTGGagtgttataataataaaacgtTTCAAAAGGTTGAAAGATTTAATCGTTCagattatatattaacagCTTCAGGCAATAAGGTAAGTAAAGATTCAATATTATATGGAATGAGAAATATTCATATGTTAGGAAAatcaataataaaaaatagagCAATATTGCGTGGAGACTTGAATAGTTTATATATTGgtaaatatgttattatagGATGTGATACATTAATATGTCcttgttttataaataaaatgaatatatcaaaagagataagtaataacaataatattaataataataataatattaataataataaaatggaaGGTGAGAAATCTGAATCTAGTTCTTATATTACTATAACTATTggtaattatgtatatattggTAATAAGTGTATAATAAAAGCAAAATATATTGGAAATAATGTCTATATAGGTAATAATTCTATAATTGGAGAAagagtaataataaaagataatgtaataataaaacaaaatacaGTCATACCTAATGATACTATTATATCACCTTTCTCAAAATATTCTGGATCTCCTTCtaagtttataaaaaatcTACCAGATTCTtctgaaatatatttaaaggatatttcttatttctaCTATACAAATTTTTTACCAAATctggaaaataaataa